One genomic segment of Candidatus Cloacimonadota bacterium includes these proteins:
- a CDS encoding DUF3795 domain-containing protein, with amino-acid sequence MISKCGLICTECPAFIAYKTNDNELRKKTAKQWSKTYNALILPEAVNCVGCQIEEGTLFHHCTVCEIRKCALVKKVETCASCDDYKCERITEFFGWVPEAEKVLDALRG; translated from the coding sequence ATGATCTCAAAGTGTGGACTGATCTGTACTGAATGCCCGGCATTCATAGCTTACAAAACAAATGATAATGAATTAAGAAAAAAAACAGCAAAACAATGGAGTAAAACGTATAATGCTCTAATTTTACCAGAAGCTGTTAACTGCGTTGGTTGCCAAATAGAAGAAGGAACTTTGTTCCATCATTGTACAGTTTGTGAGATAAGAAAATGTGCACTAGTAAAGAAAGTCGAAACTTGTGCCAGTTGTGATGATTATAAATGTGAACGAATTACTGAATTTTTTGGCTGGGTTCCCGAAGCAGAAAAAGTTCTGGATGCCTTGAGAGGGTAG
- a CDS encoding MATE family efflux transporter yields the protein MKNKAMDLTQGSITRNLVKLSLPIMFSNFLQMFYNLTDAFWLGKLGENARGAVSAAGIAFPLIFFLSSFGFGFVIAGTSLISQYKGANRFPEMKRVVGQFVILVVIFCAFFLIFSFVFLDNILHLLQVPSEIYEVTKQYISVILVGMVFMFLFLSYQSFSHGMGDTISPMKVQLVSVIINVLVDPLLIFGVGFFPRLEAVGAAYATLFARLIGAVIALIYFMKKDKVLIPTVQDLIPDKVMLKKILNISIPASLGQSVTSFGFLLLQGFVNSFGTVVITVFSIGNRLTGFFMMPAMGMSNALATIVGQNLGARKVDRAIDSVKRAFLLIMTIMLIGCAILYFFGSDIVKFFIDDKEVVQTGVRMFRVSSFATFIFGIVFIFMGVFNGSGHTKPTMILNIVRLWGLRIPFVLLLSGLALEYIKIDFLIPFLQWISKPLAEYPYDALWWSMIISNGIIAIWAFLIYEKGEWKKGKI from the coding sequence ATGAAAAACAAAGCTATGGATCTAACGCAGGGCAGCATAACCAGAAACCTGGTAAAATTATCATTACCGATAATGTTTTCCAATTTTCTGCAGATGTTCTACAATCTTACTGATGCTTTCTGGTTGGGAAAGTTAGGAGAAAATGCTCGGGGAGCCGTTTCTGCTGCCGGAATTGCTTTTCCGCTTATTTTCTTTTTATCTTCTTTTGGTTTTGGTTTTGTAATCGCAGGAACTTCTCTCATCTCTCAATATAAAGGCGCAAACCGCTTTCCGGAAATGAAAAGAGTTGTGGGACAGTTTGTAATTCTTGTTGTAATATTTTGTGCTTTTTTTCTGATTTTCAGTTTTGTATTCTTAGATAATATTTTACATTTACTTCAAGTTCCCTCCGAAATTTATGAGGTAACCAAACAGTATATTTCCGTAATCCTGGTTGGAATGGTCTTTATGTTTCTTTTCCTTTCCTATCAGAGTTTTTCTCATGGAATGGGAGATACCATCTCTCCGATGAAAGTTCAGTTGGTGTCTGTAATCATAAATGTGCTTGTTGATCCGTTATTGATCTTTGGAGTTGGCTTCTTCCCTCGTCTGGAAGCAGTCGGAGCTGCTTATGCTACATTGTTTGCCAGGTTGATTGGGGCTGTGATTGCATTGATTTATTTCATGAAAAAAGATAAAGTACTGATTCCAACTGTTCAAGATTTAATCCCAGATAAAGTTATGCTTAAGAAAATCTTAAATATAAGTATTCCGGCTTCTTTAGGACAGTCTGTTACAAGTTTTGGTTTTCTGCTTCTGCAGGGTTTTGTAAATAGCTTCGGTACAGTTGTGATCACAGTATTTTCGATAGGGAACAGGCTTACAGGATTCTTTATGATGCCGGCAATGGGAATGAGCAATGCTTTGGCAACGATTGTCGGGCAGAATCTTGGTGCCCGGAAGGTTGATCGGGCAATAGACAGTGTGAAAAGAGCTTTTCTTCTGATAATGACGATTATGTTGATCGGTTGTGCAATTCTCTATTTCTTTGGTTCAGATATTGTTAAGTTTTTCATTGATGACAAGGAAGTCGTCCAAACCGGAGTAAGGATGTTTAGAGTGTCATCTTTTGCTACTTTCATTTTTGGAATTGTTTTCATTTTTATGGGAGTTTTCAATGGTTCTGGACACACAAAACCAACCATGATCTTAAATATTGTACGTTTGTGGGGACTTCGAATTCCCTTTGTTTTACTACTTTCCGGATTGGCTTTGGAATATATTAAGATCGATTTTCTGATTCCATTTTTGCAGTGGATATCTAAACCTCTCGCTGAATATCCTTACGATGCGCTCTGGTGGTCGATGATCATTTCTAATGGAATAATAGCAATCTGGGCGTTTCTGATCTACGAGAAAGGTGAATGGAAGAAAGGAAAGATCTAA